The following are encoded together in the Peromyscus leucopus breed LL Stock chromosome 1, UCI_PerLeu_2.1, whole genome shotgun sequence genome:
- the P2ry2 gene encoding P2Y purinoceptor 2 → MAADLDPWNSTINGTWEGDELGYKCRFNEDFKYVLLPVSYGVVCVLGLCLNVVALYIFLCRLKTWNASTTYMFHLAVSDSLYAASLPLLVYYYAQGDHWPFSTMLCKLVRFLFYTNLYCSILFLTCISVHRCLGVLRPLHSLRWGRARYARRVAAVVWVLVLACQAPVLYFVTTSVRGTRITCHDTSARELFSHFVAYSSVMLSLLFAVPFSVILVCYVLMARRLLKPAYGTTGGLPRAKRKSVRTIALVLAVFALCFLPFHVTRTLYYSFRSLDLSCHTLNAINMAYKITRPLASANSCLDPVLYFLAGQRLVRFARDAKPPTEPTPNPQARRRLGLHRSHRTDTVRKDVSISSDDSRRTESTPAGNETKDIRL, encoded by the coding sequence ATGGCGGCAGACCTGGACCCCTGGAACAGCACCATCAATGGCACCTGGGAGGGGGATGAACTGGGCTACAAGTGCCGCTTCAACGAGGACTTCAAGTACGTGCTGCTGCCGGTGTCCTACGGCGTGGTCTGCGTGCTCGGACTGTGCCTGAACGTCGTGGCTCTCTACATCTTCCTGTGCCGCCTCAAGACCTGGAACGCGTCCACCACGTACATGTTTCACCTGGCCGTTTCGGACTCTCTCTACGCAGCCTCCCTGCCGCTGCTGGTGTACTACTACGCCCAGGGTGACCACTGGCCATTCAGCACGATGCTCTGCAAGCTGGTGCGTTTCCTCTTCTACACCAACCTCTACTGCAGCATCCTCTTCCTCACCTGCATCAGCGTGCACCGGTGCCTGGGTGTCCTGCGCCCTCTGCACTCGCTGCGCTGGGGCCGGGCCCGCTACGCCCGCCGTGTGGCTGCGGTGGTGTGGGTTCTGGTGCTGGCCTGCCAGGCACCTGTGCTCTACTTTGTCACCACCAGTGTCCGGGGGACCCGCATCACCTGCCACGACACCTCGGCCCGAGAGCTCTTCAGCCATTTTGTGGCCTACAGCTCCGTCATGCTGAGTCTGCTGTTTGCTGTGCCCTTTTCTGTCATCCTGGTCTGTTACGTGCTCATGGCCCGAAGGCTGCTCAAACCGGCTTATGGGACCACGGGAGGCCTGCCTCGGGCCAAGCGCAAGTCTGTGCGCACCATTGCCCTGGTGCTGGCCGTctttgccctctgcttcctgcctttccACGTCACCCGCACCCTCTACTACTCCTTCCGGTCGCTGGACCTCAGTTGCCACACCCTCAATGCCATCAACATGGCGTACAAGATCACCCGGCCCTTGGCCAGCGCCAACAGTTGCCTTGACCCTGTGCTCTACTTCCTGGCAGGGCAGAGACTTGTCCGTTTTGCCCGAGATGCCAAACCACCCACAgagcccacccccaacccccaggctCGTCGCAGGCTGGGCCTGCACAGGTCTCACAGAACTGACACCGTGAGGAAAGATGTGTCGATCAGCAGTGATGACTCAAGACGGACAGAGTCCACACCCGCTGGGAACGAGACTAAGGACATTCGACTATAG